The following proteins come from a genomic window of Caldisericia bacterium:
- the glmM gene encoding phosphoglucosamine mutase: MKYFGTDGIRGIANEDLTPDFALKVGKAAGLFFKGDLIVSKDPRLSSDSLEAALISGILSTGVNVYSTGILPTPALSLLLKINGKSGGGMISASHNPIEYNGIKFFNRSGIKLSEDEEEEIEKLIDSEIKLSKNFGKNFEFLLGKHQYISEVIKNNKLNLKGMKIALDLAYGSTTVVAPIIFSSLNADLILYNEIPDGNKINVNCGSTNINFLVQKKKESNFDIGFSFDGDGDRVIAVDDKGEVVDGDIIMFILVKYLKLDSIVITVMSNFGLKILLEKYKIKYYETPVGDRNVLYKMLEVNAPIGGEQSGHIIFLPQSKTGDGIITSLLLLRVILNENKPLSELKKEFIRYPQILRNVEVSNKNLVMNDEEFKKEVMIWNERLNGKGRVLVRPSGTENLIRIMVEGEKEEEIKEIALSLENFLKKRLAQI; this comes from the coding sequence ATGAAATACTTTGGGACTGATGGTATAAGAGGCATTGCAAATGAAGATCTAACACCAGATTTTGCTTTAAAAGTAGGCAAAGCAGCAGGATTATTTTTTAAAGGAGATTTAATTGTTTCAAAAGACCCTCGTTTATCATCTGATTCACTTGAGGCTGCTTTAATTTCAGGAATTTTATCTACTGGTGTTAATGTTTATTCAACTGGAATTCTTCCAACACCAGCACTCTCTCTTCTTCTTAAAATAAATGGAAAAAGTGGGGGAGGAATGATCTCTGCATCTCACAACCCAATTGAGTATAATGGAATAAAATTTTTCAACAGAAGTGGAATTAAACTTTCAGAAGATGAGGAAGAAGAGATAGAAAAATTAATTGATAGTGAAATTAAATTAAGTAAAAATTTCGGAAAAAATTTTGAATTTCTTTTAGGTAAACATCAATATATTAGTGAGGTTATAAAAAATAATAAATTAAATTTAAAAGGAATGAAAATTGCTTTGGATCTTGCTTATGGCTCAACAACGGTTGTTGCTCCAATTATTTTCTCATCACTTAATGCAGATCTCATTCTTTATAATGAAATTCCAGATGGAAATAAAATAAATGTAAATTGTGGCTCTACAAATATTAATTTTCTTGTTCAAAAAAAGAAAGAGAGTAACTTTGATATAGGATTTTCTTTTGACGGAGATGGAGATAGAGTTATTGCAGTTGATGATAAGGGAGAAGTTGTAGATGGAGATATAATAATGTTTATTCTCGTTAAATACCTAAAATTAGATAGCATTGTAATAACAGTAATGAGTAATTTTGGGTTAAAAATTCTTCTTGAAAAATATAAGATAAAATATTATGAAACTCCAGTTGGTGATAGAAATGTTCTTTATAAAATGCTTGAAGTAAATGCTCCAATTGGTGGAGAACAATCTGGTCACATAATTTTTCTCCCACAAAGTAAAACTGGAGATGGAATAATAACTTCACTTTTACTTTTGAGAGTTATTTTAAATGAAAACAAGCCACTTTCTGAATTGAAAAAAGAATTTATAAGATATCCTCAAATTTTAAGAAATGTAGAAGTTTCAAATAAAAATTTAGTTATGAATGACGAAGAATTTAAAAAGGAGGTGATGATATGGAATGAAAGATTAAATGGAAAAGGAAGGGTTTTGGTAAGACCATCAGGAACAGAAAATTTAATTAGAATTATGGTGGAAGGTGAAAAAGAGGAAGAGATTAAGGAGATAGCACTCTCCTTAGAAAACTTTTTAAAAAAGCGCCTGGCCCAGATATAA
- a CDS encoding OsmC family protein, which yields MQHFELNWIEKMRFEGETHSKHKITLDASEDVGGENKGPRPMELFIIGLMGCTAMDVISILTKMKKHVKSFKIEVDATKAETHPKVWTDINLKYILEGEDLDEKSVETAIELSQNKYCSAAATLKKSGAKVNYSYEIKK from the coding sequence ATGCAACACTTTGAATTAAATTGGATTGAAAAGATGAGATTCGAAGGGGAGACACACTCAAAACACAAAATAACTTTAGATGCAAGTGAAGATGTTGGTGGAGAAAATAAAGGTCCGAGACCAATGGAACTTTTTATAATTGGTTTAATGGGATGCACTGCAATGGATGTTATTTCAATTCTTACTAAAATGAAAAAGCATGTTAAATCATTTAAAATAGAAGTTGATGCAACAAAAGCGGAAACACATCCAAAGGTTTGGACAGATATAAATTTAAAATATATTTTAGAAGGAGAGGATTTAGACGAAAAAAGTGTTGAAACAGCCATAGAACTTTCGCAAAATAAATATTGCTCTGCTGCAGCAACCCTTAAAAAAAGTGGTGCAAAAGTAAATTATTCATATGAAATTAAAAAATAA
- a CDS encoding ABC transporter permease, giving the protein MSIFISDIFTICKRELIKFFRQRARILATIFQPLIWLGLMGNTMSRLTNNPFASQIFGTSNYLSFMTPGIVIMTSLFGGIFGGSSIIWDRRIGYLDKLLTSPINRVAIPVGKALSSMIATALQSSIILFIAYIFGVRFSTGILGVIVIILFCMLFTFIFAGFSLIIGTTIKTIETFFTIINFFTLPITFSSTALFPLEAMPKWLQVIARINPLSYAVNPIRILTIKGWEILPLIQGLFIIFLFDVFIFSLMYFTYKRLTSE; this is encoded by the coding sequence ATGAGTATCTTTATTTCAGATATATTTACTATATGTAAAAGAGAGTTAATTAAATTCTTCAGACAAAGAGCAAGAATCTTGGCAACTATATTTCAACCATTAATTTGGTTAGGTCTTATGGGTAATACAATGAGTAGATTAACAAACAATCCTTTTGCTTCTCAAATTTTTGGGACATCAAACTATCTTTCATTTATGACCCCTGGAATTGTAATTATGACCTCTCTTTTTGGTGGAATTTTTGGGGGAAGTTCTATAATTTGGGATAGAAGAATTGGATATCTTGATAAACTTTTAACATCACCAATTAATAGAGTTGCAATTCCTGTTGGGAAAGCACTCTCAAGTATGATTGCAACCGCTCTTCAAAGTAGCATTATACTCTTTATTGCGTATATTTTTGGGGTTAGATTTTCAACAGGAATTTTAGGAGTCATTGTTATAATTTTATTTTGTATGCTTTTTACATTTATTTTTGCAGGATTTTCATTAATAATTGGAACAACAATAAAAACAATTGAAACATTTTTTACAATAATTAACTTTTTCACTCTTCCAATAACTTTTTCAAGTACAGCACTATTTCCACTTGAAGCGATGCCAAAGTGGTTACAAGTAATTGCAAGAATAAATCCACTCTCTTATGCAGTAAATCCAATTAGAATTCTAACAATCAAGGGATGGGAGATTTTACCATTAATACAGGGTTTATTCATTATTTTTCTTTTTGATGTTTTTATATTTTCTTTAATGTACTTTACCTACAAAAGATTAACCAGTGAATAA
- a CDS encoding ATP-binding cassette domain-containing protein, whose protein sequence is MEEIIRIENLKKIYSNGVEAVKGISFSIEKGEIFGFLGPNGAGKTTTIKVIIGLLKLTSGKVYVDGIDISKNPNGVRNLIGYASQETSVDDNLTGWENLYIQGKLYHIPIKEIEKRGKDLLTLFNLWDRRFDLVSTYSGGMRKRLDISLALIHRPKILFLDEPTLGLDIQTRVSIWEYIRKLRYDFGMTIFLTTHYMEEADELCDRVAIIDMGEIKAIDKPGKLKEIIGGDIITFTLKESDNKNLFLDRIKTLSSVSNVKLLQNGIYQVIVNQNGDRLIPEIFKIAQEFQVEIDSIRSKRPSLDDVYLHFTGKTIRESEESKEDVFRRNLTIKRARR, encoded by the coding sequence ATGGAAGAAATAATTAGAATTGAAAATCTTAAAAAAATATATTCAAACGGAGTTGAAGCGGTTAAAGGAATTTCTTTTTCAATAGAAAAGGGTGAAATTTTTGGCTTTTTAGGTCCAAATGGTGCTGGAAAAACAACAACAATAAAGGTTATAATTGGTCTTTTGAAATTAACATCTGGAAAAGTTTATGTCGATGGAATTGATATATCAAAAAATCCTAATGGTGTAAGAAATTTAATTGGCTATGCATCTCAAGAAACAAGTGTAGATGACAATTTAACTGGATGGGAAAATTTATATATTCAAGGAAAACTTTATCATATTCCAATTAAAGAAATTGAAAAGAGAGGAAAAGATCTTCTTACACTTTTTAACCTTTGGGATAGAAGATTTGATCTTGTTTCAACATATTCTGGAGGAATGAGAAAAAGGTTAGATATTTCTCTTGCATTAATTCATAGACCAAAAATTCTTTTTCTTGATGAACCAACTCTTGGTCTTGATATTCAAACAAGAGTATCTATTTGGGAATATATAAGAAAACTAAGATATGATTTTGGAATGACAATTTTTTTAACAACTCATTATATGGAAGAGGCTGATGAACTTTGTGATAGAGTTGCAATTATTGATATGGGTGAAATAAAAGCAATTGACAAACCAGGAAAACTCAAAGAGATAATTGGAGGAGATATAATAACATTTACTTTAAAAGAGAGTGATAATAAAAATTTATTTCTTGATAGAATTAAAACTCTATCAAGTGTATCAAATGTAAAACTTCTACAAAATGGTATATATCAAGTAATTGTTAATCAAAATGGTGATAGATTGATTCCTGAAATATTTAAAATTGCACAAGAATTTCAAGTAGAAATTGATTCAATTAGATCAAAAAGACCCTCTCTTGATGATGTTTATCTTCATTTCACGGGTAAAACAATCAGAGAAAGTGAAGAAAGCAAAGAAGATGTATTTAGAAGAAATCTTACAATAAAGAGGGCTAGAAGATGA
- a CDS encoding TetR/AcrR family transcriptional regulator, which yields MNKDIIFEKCKEYILEKGFENFEIRGLVKSLGISIGTFYNYFKSKEDLFCQIFLDDWNKTLKEIENSIKNKEFEEKVEITLKNLRVFLEKYKTSMKVIFNSLILKGEKPKKLLENVNLINFVKENFEIKDDYLAELFINLIFFHLRRGGDDKKFINLIKRLFEEDLWKK from the coding sequence ATGAATAAGGATATTATTTTTGAGAAATGCAAAGAATATATTTTAGAAAAGGGATTTGAAAATTTTGAAATAAGAGGACTTGTAAAGAGTCTCGGAATTTCAATTGGGACTTTTTATAACTATTTTAAGTCAAAAGAAGACCTTTTTTGCCAAATTTTTTTAGATGATTGGAACAAAACATTAAAAGAAATTGAAAATTCAATTAAAAATAAAGAATTTGAAGAAAAAGTTGAAATTACTTTAAAAAATTTAAGAGTGTTTTTAGAAAAATACAAAACTTCAATGAAGGTTATTTTTAATTCTCTTATTTTAAAAGGAGAAAAACCTAAAAAATTGCTAGAAAATGTAAATTTAATTAATTTTGTTAAAGAAAATTTTGAAATAAAAGATGATTATTTAGCAGAACTTTTTATTAATCTGATTTTTTTTCATTTAAGAAGAGGAGGAGATGATAAGAAGTTTATAAATTTAATTAAAAGATTATTTGAGGAGGATTTATGGAAGAAATAA
- a CDS encoding stalk domain-containing protein has product MYKLLLRLKTIFFVTIIFSFLFISFINFSFNNKKEVKANCTWTGIWDTSWGKMYLIQKGDRVTGTYEYDNGKIEGVVTQNILSGTWAEAPNYSLPYDAGEIEFVISSDCKTFTGKWRRGPTSGWALGVTGTKISNEVPSQDNTKTQEGVLTIILQINNPYMTVNGVKKEIDPGRKTVPVIVKGRTLVPIRAIIEEMGGTIEWDGTTRKVTIKLKAKTLELWIERKSAKVNGILKELDVPPQIINGRTMLPLRFVTEELGCTIEWDGNTKTITITYNLEVPSEINKILAEGEKVFTTLGGELILSDGTKLIIPENSFSQDTKITLRSIINPSFSTVDTLGFEITGLKELKKEIELQANGPKGLKNEELQIFGYDIEREEKYDFKFEYDSNSGLFKVKISQESLLSKKINHIFSSKVIDLYSNILDFKEKLSVYIGWTPYYTPKSNEKIIRMPYYEQIGGSCASTSAQMLIKYSGLDIELFDILKELKVEDSDFGLNQELFSYNLRNFLSQKIDYTVNHIPYFAIAHLKWRILSELDKGHIVILNWVKHVVLVLGYTKNGEEIIIHDPQNISPANSENGTMYTVRDWDWIKGRHKVATEKYLILYPEGTFAANPSLSLMCPGNDEINSMSAGEISFYITNPNTKKLTNFYELQIKPSDEKGYIWLNVQTKEKTLFIPQDAELLKLKLNAYNGSNYKKDIEIQTAIEEDKNGNPGKKIKQDTQKYSITEAKLNSASSVQYAYEYKVEDLRDYLLSDKDGKQNIIIHASLWEESSLRDYFIIKVTLNILPKVSSINPTTGKGGDTITINGFSFGKNKTTKSKVLIGNKEIEILSWSDKEIKGKLPQNIESGPVVVYTGEKYEYESNKDVLFTTLLKCDGFYEVYGTAPSWSDINCKWETSNRLIRLCLQFKDGKIKGDGNTCYNSYQEVSGTYDKDGNVSFSFTWKDSMTNDNYGYIVTGNFTGKFVKGCIFYGIAKGKVRVYNKSPIYCKAYDIEKEFSSPMYEKNYKP; this is encoded by the coding sequence ATGTATAAATTATTACTCAGATTGAAAACAATATTTTTTGTAACTATTATTTTTTCTTTCCTTTTTATATCTTTTATTAACTTCTCTTTCAATAACAAAAAAGAGGTTAAAGCAAATTGCACTTGGACTGGAATTTGGGATACAAGTTGGGGAAAAATGTATCTTATTCAAAAGGGAGATAGAGTTACAGGAACTTATGAATATGATAATGGAAAAATAGAAGGTGTAGTTACTCAAAATATTTTATCAGGAACATGGGCAGAAGCACCAAATTATAGTTTACCCTATGATGCAGGCGAAATAGAATTCGTAATTTCTTCAGATTGTAAAACTTTTACTGGAAAATGGAGAAGAGGACCAACAAGTGGCTGGGCTCTTGGTGTAACAGGAACTAAAATATCTAATGAAGTTCCATCTCAAGATAACACCAAAACTCAAGAGGGAGTTTTAACAATCATTCTTCAAATAAATAACCCTTATATGACAGTTAATGGAGTTAAAAAAGAGATAGACCCAGGAAGAAAGACAGTTCCAGTTATTGTTAAAGGAAGAACTCTTGTTCCAATAAGAGCAATAATTGAAGAGATGGGTGGAACCATAGAGTGGGATGGCACTACAAGAAAAGTAACAATAAAACTTAAAGCAAAAACTCTTGAACTCTGGATTGAGAGAAAAAGCGCAAAAGTAAATGGAATTCTTAAAGAACTTGATGTTCCGCCTCAAATAATAAATGGAAGAACAATGCTCCCATTAAGATTTGTTACAGAAGAATTGGGTTGTACTATTGAGTGGGATGGTAATACAAAGACAATAACAATAACATATAATTTAGAAGTTCCTTCTGAAATAAATAAAATATTAGCGGAAGGAGAAAAAGTTTTTACTACCTTGGGAGGAGAACTTATTCTTTCTGATGGAACAAAACTTATTATACCTGAAAATTCATTTTCACAAGATACAAAAATCACTTTAAGATCAATTATAAATCCTTCATTTTCAACAGTTGATACATTAGGATTTGAAATAACTGGCCTTAAAGAACTTAAAAAAGAGATTGAATTACAGGCAAATGGACCAAAAGGATTAAAAAATGAAGAACTACAAATTTTTGGATATGATATAGAAAGAGAAGAAAAATATGATTTTAAATTTGAGTATGATTCAAACAGTGGTTTATTTAAAGTTAAAATTTCTCAAGAATCTTTATTAAGTAAAAAGATAAATCACATTTTTTCATCAAAAGTTATAGATTTATATTCAAATATTTTAGATTTTAAAGAAAAATTATCAGTTTATATTGGATGGACTCCTTATTATACCCCAAAATCAAATGAAAAAATTATAAGAATGCCATATTATGAACAAATTGGTGGTTCTTGTGCCTCAACTTCAGCCCAAATGTTAATAAAATATAGTGGTTTAGATATAGAACTTTTTGATATTCTTAAAGAACTAAAAGTTGAAGATTCTGATTTTGGATTAAATCAAGAACTTTTTTCATATAATTTAAGAAATTTTTTAAGTCAAAAAATTGATTATACAGTAAATCATATACCTTATTTTGCAATTGCACATCTAAAATGGAGAATCTTATCAGAACTTGATAAAGGACATATAGTTATTTTAAATTGGGTAAAACATGTTGTTTTAGTTTTAGGATATACAAAAAATGGAGAAGAAATAATAATTCATGACCCACAAAATATTTCACCTGCAAATAGTGAAAATGGAACAATGTATACAGTAAGAGATTGGGATTGGATTAAAGGAAGACACAAAGTTGCAACAGAAAAATATTTAATTCTTTATCCAGAAGGAACTTTTGCGGCAAATCCCTCTCTTTCTTTAATGTGTCCTGGTAATGATGAAATAAACTCAATGTCAGCAGGTGAAATTTCTTTTTATATAACAAATCCAAATACAAAAAAACTCACAAATTTTTATGAGTTACAGATTAAACCCTCGGATGAGAAAGGATATATTTGGTTAAATGTTCAAACAAAAGAAAAAACTCTCTTTATTCCTCAAGATGCAGAACTTCTTAAGTTAAAATTGAATGCTTATAATGGTTCAAATTATAAGAAAGATATCGAAATTCAAACTGCAATAGAAGAAGATAAAAATGGAAACCCTGGAAAAAAGATAAAACAAGATACTCAAAAATATTCTATTACAGAAGCGAAATTAAACAGTGCATCATCTGTTCAATATGCATATGAATATAAAGTTGAAGATTTAAGAGATTATTTACTTTCTGATAAAGATGGTAAACAAAATATAATTATTCATGCATCACTTTGGGAAGAGTCTTCTTTAAGAGATTATTTTATTATAAAAGTAACATTAAATATATTACCAAAGGTTTCTTCAATAAACCCAACAACTGGAAAAGGTGGAGATACAATAACAATAAATGGATTTTCTTTTGGTAAAAATAAAACAACAAAAAGTAAAGTGCTTATTGGAAATAAAGAAATTGAGATTTTAAGTTGGAGTGATAAAGAAATAAAAGGAAAACTTCCTCAAAATATTGAAAGTGGGCCTGTAGTTGTATATACAGGTGAAAAATATGAATATGAATCAAATAAAGATGTGTTATTTACTACTCTTCTAAAATGTGATGGTTTTTATGAAGTTTATGGAACAGCTCCAAGTTGGAGTGATATTAATTGCAAGTGGGAAACATCTAATAGATTAATTAGGTTATGTCTTCAATTTAAAGATGGAAAGATAAAGGGAGACGGCAACACTTGTTACAATTCTTATCAAGAAGTTTCAGGAACATATGATAAGGATGGAAATGTAAGTTTTAGTTTTACATGGAAGGATTCAATGACTAATGATAATTATGGATATATTGTTACAGGAAATTTTACTGGAAAATTTGTAAAAGGTTGTATTTTTTACGGAATCGCTAAAGGTAAAGTAAGAGTTTACAATAAAAGCCCTATATATTGTAAAGCATATGATATAGAAAAGGAATTTTCATCACCAATGTATGAAAAAAACTATAAACCATAA
- the dmeF gene encoding CDF family Co(II)/Ni(II) efflux transporter DmeF, with amino-acid sequence MHQTEIQIFKHHHNFNLEKKSLEKRTFLVVLLTLFTMIVEIITGWIYNSIALFSDGWHMSTHAAALSISLFAYILARKYSNDESFTFGTWKIEILGAYTSAILLGIVGIFILFVSIERIFNPLKINYEYALIVAIIGLLVNLISAFILGYDHENYTISEDKDNEAHQLHKKDLNLRSAYLHVVADAMTSFFAILALLGVKYYNWKILDPIVGVIGSILIFRWTYLLIKDSSGILLDRETNSKIIKEITEKIESDGDSKICDLHLLRVSQNKYACILSIIAKNPSSVDDYKKRLKDIEELVHLNIEINLCK; translated from the coding sequence ATGCATCAAACAGAAATACAGATTTTTAAACACCATCATAACTTTAATTTAGAGAAAAAATCTTTGGAAAAAAGAACATTTTTAGTTGTTCTTTTAACATTGTTTACAATGATTGTTGAAATTATAACTGGGTGGATTTATAATTCAATTGCACTTTTTTCAGATGGATGGCATATGAGTACACATGCAGCTGCTTTAAGTATATCTTTATTTGCATATATTCTTGCTAGAAAATATTCAAATGATGAGAGTTTTACATTTGGTACATGGAAAATTGAAATATTAGGAGCCTATACAAGTGCAATTCTTTTAGGAATAGTTGGTATTTTTATTTTATTTGTATCCATAGAAAGAATTTTTAATCCTTTAAAGATAAATTATGAATATGCTTTAATTGTTGCAATAATAGGTCTATTAGTAAATTTAATAAGTGCATTTATTTTGGGGTATGATCATGAAAATTATACTATTTCGGAAGATAAAGATAATGAGGCTCATCAATTACATAAAAAAGATTTAAATCTTAGATCTGCTTATTTACATGTTGTTGCTGATGCAATGACTTCTTTTTTTGCAATATTAGCACTACTTGGGGTTAAATATTATAATTGGAAAATACTTGATCCAATAGTTGGTGTAATTGGCTCTATTTTAATATTTAGATGGACTTATTTACTTATAAAAGATTCCTCAGGAATTTTATTAGATAGAGAGACGAATTCTAAAATAATAAAAGAGATAACAGAAAAAATAGAATCTGATGGTGATAGTAAAATTTGTGATTTACACCTTTTAAGAGTTTCGCAAAATAAATATGCTTGTATTTTAAGTATTATTGCAAAAAATCCATCTTCAGTAGATGATTATAAAAAAAGATTAAAGGATATTGAGGAGTTAGTTCATTTGAATATAGAGATAAATTTATGTAAATAA
- a CDS encoding FGGY-family carbohydrate kinase codes for MGEYIIAYDVGTSCNKALLVDANGTPIASSISYYEIKYPKPNYAEQDPDDWLRSICKTTKDVLEKSKIKKEEILGITFSNQMLGIIPVNKDGKLRDAIIWLDNRAIKEAENMMRKFVSPKIFALLAGAPLTGKDGIPKLLWLKNNEREIYEKMEYFLDVNGYLIFKTTGNMVMELSNASVFGLDLKKKDWLKWIFEYVGIDTKKLPPLVKSTDIVGKLRKDLANECGLLEGTPVIAGAGDALCASVGAGAVLEGDAHFYLGTSGWVGVITKRHPTGKCGIAVIQSADYENSFLFAETETAGECLRWIKNEFYREESQDPNIKNVYTLMDEEVKKVTPGSGFLIFTPYLFGERAPVNDCYVRGSFVNLCINHKRENLLRAVYEGVGYNIRWILNIIDEKFGFKIPSLRVIGGGARGDIWMQIISDITGKKIETLEYPQERGAIGAAYIGFIGLGLIKDFKSLKELIKPFKIFEPNLNNKKIYDFLFDKFKDVYKNLKKFYKELNKKIEEMKF; via the coding sequence ATGGGTGAGTACATAATTGCGTATGATGTTGGGACAAGTTGTAATAAAGCACTTCTTGTTGATGCTAATGGCACACCAATTGCAAGTTCAATTAGTTATTATGAAATAAAGTATCCAAAACCAAATTATGCTGAACAAGACCCAGATGATTGGTTAAGATCTATTTGTAAAACAACAAAAGATGTGCTTGAAAAATCAAAAATTAAAAAGGAGGAGATTTTAGGAATAACATTTTCAAATCAAATGCTTGGAATAATTCCTGTTAATAAAGATGGAAAATTAAGAGATGCAATAATATGGCTTGATAATAGAGCAATAAAAGAAGCGGAAAATATGATGAGAAAATTTGTAAGTCCCAAAATTTTTGCACTTCTTGCAGGTGCACCTCTTACTGGAAAAGATGGAATACCAAAACTTCTCTGGCTTAAAAATAATGAGAGAGAAATTTATGAGAAAATGGAATATTTTCTTGATGTTAATGGATATTTGATATTCAAAACAACTGGGAATATGGTTATGGAACTTTCTAATGCCTCTGTTTTTGGTTTAGATCTAAAGAAAAAAGATTGGCTTAAATGGATTTTTGAGTATGTTGGAATTGATACAAAAAAACTTCCTCCACTTGTAAAATCTACTGATATAGTTGGCAAATTACGAAAGGATTTGGCTAATGAATGTGGACTTCTTGAAGGAACTCCTGTCATTGCTGGTGCTGGAGATGCACTATGTGCTTCTGTTGGAGCAGGTGCTGTATTAGAAGGTGATGCTCATTTTTATTTAGGAACATCTGGGTGGGTGGGAGTTATAACCAAAAGGCATCCTACTGGAAAATGTGGCATTGCAGTGATTCAATCTGCAGATTATGAAAATTCTTTTCTTTTTGCTGAAACAGAAACAGCAGGTGAGTGTTTAAGATGGATTAAAAATGAATTTTATAGAGAAGAATCTCAAGATCCAAATATAAAAAATGTTTATACTCTAATGGATGAAGAAGTAAAAAAAGTGACACCTGGATCTGGATTTTTAATTTTTACTCCATATCTTTTTGGGGAGAGGGCACCAGTGAATGATTGTTATGTAAGAGGAAGTTTTGTTAATTTGTGTATAAATCATAAAAGAGAAAATCTCTTAAGAGCAGTTTATGAGGGTGTTGGTTATAACATAAGATGGATTCTTAATATTATAGACGAAAAATTTGGTTTTAAAATTCCCTCTTTAAGAGTAATAGGTGGAGGTGCAAGAGGAGATATTTGGATGCAAATAATATCTGATATTACAGGGAAAAAAATAGAAACTTTAGAGTATCCACAAGAAAGAGGAGCAATTGGAGCAGCCTATATTGGTTTTATTGGTTTAGGATTGATAAAAGATTTTAAATCTTTAAAAGAATTAATAAAGCCATTTAAAATTTTTGAACCAAATTTAAATAACAAAAAAATTTATGATTTTCTTTTTGATAAGTTTAAAGATGTATATAAAAATTTAAAAAAATTTTATAAAGAATTAAACAAAAAAATTGAGGAAATGAAATTTTAA